The sequence ttgattGTTGGGTTGTTAGGTTGAAAAATAAAGGAGTCTTTTTAGTAAAAGTTTTGTGGAGGATTCAGTCCGTAGAGGAAGCTACTCGGGAAGCAGAAGCGTCCATGCAAGTATCCGCACGTCTTTCCTTCTGATTCCATTTCAACTTAATTTAATAGTTCATCTACATTCTCTCAGTTTCCTCCTGTGCAAATTATTCTTAGTACCTTGCTTCCTAGGTTATCCTTGCATTTCATCATATTTGCATGTTCATGGAAATCAGTTCAGTTAGATATCTATTTCTAGTACTTGGTGGTAGGGATTGAAGCTCATTCCCTCCATACTCATCTTGTTTAGAATTCATTCAAAGATGAATGACCCCAagtgggagatattgtaacacctctacAATCAAAACTAAGATTGagcaagagagaagaaaaaactaTGGAGGAGGTCCACGTGTTGTAAAGAGGACCACAAACCATCACCCTGCTTGTGGTTATGCACCCAACAAAAGGTTAAAACCACGGACCAGTAAACAGACCATAGATTTCAAACGAGTTGTGAAGTTGGCCATGAGAGTTATGCACAACCAACATGACTACTGTAAAGTACCACATACCACTAGAAGGTATGTGGATATTCACACGAGCCTTGAAGTGGATTGTGAAGGAGGCTTGATAAACTTTTAGGTTTGAGTCAACTTCAGATGATCATATCTTTCAGTTCAAAATGAATTGGGAAGCCCAGAACCTATCAAAATAATGGTCTATGAGTCTGCTTTTCAATGCCACCAAGTTTGCCTAATTTCAAGCCTAAAGTAAGAAATTATGGTAGTTTTAGTGAAGACCTATTGAGAAGAGAATCTTCACGCCCCACTTGATGGGCCATGGTGCTTATGATGGCTCGTAAAGCCGGTCTTAAAGTCAATTCATCAACTTTCAAGTGAGTTTTCACCACAGAAGTTTAAATGGTATGTGGAGCTCCACATGGATTGTGATGTCATTCGTAAAGGAGACTTGTAAGACTTAGAGTATAGGGTCAACTTTAGACAGTCATATCTATTtcaatacaaaatgaattaagtggCACATGCCCTATCAATTCAAAGATAAGTGAGTTAACTTTCCAATGCCACTGAGTTTTATATCATCCAAGATCAGAGTAAAATGTTATTCCCATTTTAGCGAAACGTTGTCCGGCAGGGCATCTTCACGAGCTCCTTAATGGGCCTTGGTCATCATGACGGACCGTGAAGCCTATCTTGAATCCACATCGGCTGAATTTAAGTGAGGGTCACATTAGTCTTTTCCCCTATGTGTTGGGAACTTAAACCACGCCGTTTGATCTTAAACTACTTCGTTTCAAACAGACTAAGCTTAGTAAACTAGACAAAAACTACCTAAAACCCTCAATCTCCTAAAACCACCTAACGTAGAGTGAAGAGAAGTGAAAGAGGATATCATGTCTTCCGAGAACAAGCACAAGCGTTCTTTGAAGTTCAACCCCCAAATCCAATGGATTTATCTGTAGATTCGTCACAAGTTATGTATGGTTTCACCAACGAATCACTTTCATCCACCAGGTCCCTATAATTCAGTCAGTTACTTGATTCTTCATGTCTTGTTTAGTCTTGGATTTTCTAAAACCATGGATATTTGTTGTGATTTAGCTTTTGTAGTATCATTAATCAAAATTACATGTTTATCTAAAAGTTTGCTTATTTccttgaataaattttttaaaccaTAGTTTGTATAAATTCtcttaattaatgaattatactTATTGGGTTAGTTAACCCTACAAACATGCTCCAGATTTTGAATATTACATTATTAGTATATAAAAGTTCCATTCTCAGATTTCATGTTAGTATTTGAGCTATTAAGTGTTTCAATTGCATTTGTGTCATGAACATATTCAGTTGGGAGTATACTTAgcaccgagttggactagggtttaagGTACCTTAATAGTCCCAAAATTGTGTTGCCCCATAGGATTTTGAGTCCCTTCTGTAGGGAATCGAATTTAGTGATCACGACTGTCATGCATTTATACCCTTGGGAAGGTATATTGAGTcatctcgatggggcgtataaaTCGGactccatgtttagctcacatgatttatgtcggttaaaAGTAGCTCCTACAGTCAGATTCTTAGTGCATTTGACCAGGTTTTCAGTATATATTTCACCCTTTTGTTCAACatgttattttcatgatttgtaCTTGATCATTGCATTTAGTTAGATATTCTGTTATGTCCAATATTTACCATCTTTTCAGTTATTTTGTTAAGCTTGTGCATATTTGTTCAGCTAAGTATCTACATCTTGCATACTCGGCACATTCCAATTAATAACACATACTCTGCACTACATCcttgatgtaggtttaggtacTCAGCATCTAGATTACACGTAGATCGATTCTCGGTTCACATTCAGCAGCTTCTGTGATGAGTACTCATATTTCAAGGATAATAGACATGCTTCTCATTTTAGTCTTTACATTCAGTTTTAAGTTTTGTTAAAGTTAGTTGGGGACATATCTCAGTAACTCAACTTAGTTAGAGGCGATTTCCAGCTTTGGTCGAAAAAAGCTTGGTCGCTATTCAATTTTGACCAGTGGATGTTGGTATTTACTGACCTCTCTGATcagttttaatttaagttggtaaagttattattttattttctaactTCTTGAGggcaattttatattttatttttatttttattattcccATCTTCCTGAGGTTAGAATATTTGTTTATCATATATTGGAATACCAACATCTGGATGTCggtatgttttaattttattttttcttaatttttaaattccaACCGCCGGAGgtcgatatttttatttcttattcttGAGATTGTGACCTCTGTAAGTCggtatttatatgttttatatttgaGATTCTGACCTCTGAGGtcagtatttttaatttttatttttgagattttgaccTGCGGAGGTCGATTTTGTGCATCAAAACTGGTAGCATTTAGCTGCAATATTAGTATCTCattgcacatatatatttatatcaaataaaacCAAAGAATTCCAAAACtgctattttaaaaaaaaaaaacttcatccaacaaaaataatacaatattttaacatatacattaaactattttcaaataaacttcattcaacttcaaaataaacGAAAATACGATCAAAGAATTCTAAAAATATAGAACTCTAAAATGTCAAACAGATACTACTCTTCATCAGCCTCCTCAGACTTATCATTCTTATCACCCTTCCTCTCCTTACCGGGCTTACAATTATCATCACCCTCCTGATTAGAACCATCATTGCTGGCTGAATATGGAGGTAGAATTTTTCCAAATTCAACAAGAAAAGTTAGTTTGGACTAAAGCATTTCATACCTCTTATCTACAATAATGATTAAAACTAGCAAGGGTTTATTACACTTTATTCGAACTTATTTCAACAACTAAACAAcattaagtctaattagttttgaattaatttcatcaactaaatccaccaactaaaccacattagttatttaaaattattgaacaaCTAAACAAATTCAACTATAACTAGTTTTGACTCAATTTCaacaactaaaccacattatttatttgaacttattttaacaACTTTaactctaattattttttacttaattccaacaactaaaTGCTCCAACTAAACCATACTattcatttgaaattatttaaacaacttTAACTCTAACTagttttgaattaatttaataattatattcaccaactaagcCACATTATTTAATTgaacttatttaaacaactaaaaaactttaacattaactcattttcactttatttcaaaagtaaaatttttttttagctcTAACTAGATTTGACTCAATTCCAACAACTattgtttaaaaaaatcagGCCATAGACCCTTATATTTCAACATAACAAAGATTTGTACAAGACCAGGCCTAAAAGTGGCATGGCCCAAAAACACAAAATCGGAAATAAGTCAAAGACCACTGTTAGAATCTGATAATTCTACAAACAGAGAAAATtaatgttttgatgatagacagttttgatgatagactagAAATGCAAATATATGTGTTAAAAAGGTTTGCCAGATTCATCGCCAAATTTGTCGAAAGTTTGTCAGATTCATCGCCAAATCTATCACAACAAGAAGTCACCTAAAGCGTGTACAAGAGCTAAAGAATAATGAAACTACAAGTTGAGACAAATAAGGAAACCTTAATATATTAAGTAAGGAAGATTTTATAGAAAAAGGATTGTAcaataaaagggaaaatcagTACTCCTTGTTCAACTATGATTACAATTTCCTTACCTTAATAAATAAGGATTCAAGGCAGAAGAAAATTCTATAAGAAGAGGACAAACGCAGATGAGAAGATCACGACTTCacatagagagaaaagtgagaattATTCATTGAGTAGAAGTCTTCAAGATCGATAGGTTGCTAAGTtcaagaagttcttgagttAGAAAGTCTTGAACGTGTAAAACTATTTTCTTGTTTCGTTCTTGAGTGTTAGTTACGATTCTTtgtacaagaagtgggtttggctTCTTGTAGAGTTGAGTTTTGGTGAGGTTTGtgacaaaaggtgggtttgacCTTTTGGAGAGTAGAAGTAGtcgattatagttaatcgaGAGTTGTAGTAGTGGTGAggtttttgattattgagttgtaatcacaaaatcttctagttgaattaataaaacgggGGTTTTCCTTCCTTGATTGAGGAAGGTTCTTAATTTAACAAGTGTTTGTGTTTtgacttaaaagcaacttacaagaacctggttcttgttctaggggataggtttcttcaattggtatcagagcaggtctttTCGATAAAAGATTCACACCTTGAAAAGACTCAATGGCAGCACCACCTACCCCACAAGAGGGAGCTTCACAAACATGACCACCACTATTTAATGGCAAATACTATGGATGGTGGAAAAACCGTATGATGGATCATCTTATTGGCGAAAACCCTGATCTATGGGGAGTAATTCTAGATGGACCAACTATACCTATGAAAACTGCAACTGATGGAATCACCAAAAtcccaaaggaaagaaaagaatggaatGCTGAAGACAAGCTCGCAATCCAAAACAATGCCAAAGCCAATAAAATTCTGATTTGTGGTATAGGACCAGACGAATACAATCGAATCTCTTCTTGTCAAGATGCCAAAGCCATATGGAAAACACTACAAACCGCTCATGAAGGAACAACGCAAGTCAAGAAGTCCAAAATTGATAACTTGAACAGACAATATGAACTGTTCAGGATGGCAGAAGGGGAGACTATTCAAGACATGCACACCAGGTTCACCTCCATCATCAATGAGATGTACTCCTTGGGAGAGATAGTTCCTAATGGAAAGGCAGTAAGGAAACTCTGGAGTGTCCTTCCTGAAACTTAGGAAATCAAAGTCGAGGCTATCACTGAAGCCCGCGACCTAGACTCACTGGCCATGGATGAGTTAATTGGTAATCTCATCACATACGAACtcaagaaaaaccaagaaaaggaaattggagGGAAAAGGAAGGAAAGCAACCTGGTTCTAAAGACTACTACATCGgatgattttgaagatgaaaatattgctCTCATAACCAAAAGGTTCACCAGAATGCTAAAGAGAGGACAGGcctttcaaaagaaaactcctcaaaaatcaaatgaaaacacTAAAGACCACGTTTGTCATAAGTGTGGAAGCCCGGATCACTTCATCAAATTCTGTCCACTTTGGGCTTTAGAGCAAAAAAAGACAAACTCTGAGAAGGGCAAAGACATCAAGAAAGATAAGTTTGTTCACTCAAACAGAAGAATGAAAACTCAAGAGGCAGATACCTCAATGAAAAGGGCCTTTGCAGCAATGGGAAATTCATCTGATGAAGAATCTGAGGATGATGAGACAGAAAATAAATCCCTTCTTGCACTAGAACAAGAAGATGATTATGACTTTCTTGCTCTTGTAGCAGTGGAAACAAAGGAAGAAAAGGAAACCTGCAGATCACAAGAAACCATATTAGCACTCATGGCTGGATCAGATTCTGAAGaggacaaagaagaagaagatatgaaTGAAAAGGGATCAGTGAGAAGGAAGCAACAACAATGGTACTTGGATAGTGCGTGTTCCAGACACATGACTGGAGATAAAAGAAGCTTTCTCTCACTCAAAAACATCAAAGGAGGAAACGTCGCCTTTGGTAATGGAAAAAGTGGGGAAACTCAGGGaattggaaaggttgggtccatggATACTCATGCAATTGAGAACGTATACTATGTGAATGGCCTACAACATAATATATTGAGCGTATCTCAAATATGCGATAAAGGAAACAATGTTCTCTTTACAGAAAAAGAATGCAGAGTAACAAACTCAGTGACTGGAAACCTGGTTCTACTAGGTAAGAGACACAAGAATGTGTACAAAGCCAAGATTGTTGACTCTAAGGAAGATACTCTTAAATGTCTAAGTGCAATCTATGATTGCTCCATGCTCTGGCACAAAAGAATGGGACACATTAGCATGACAACAATAAATAAACTCATATCTAAAGACCTGGTTAGGGGACTGCCAACCAAAAGTTTCAGGGACAACTAAGTATGTGGAACCTGCATTCAAGGAAAACAGGTTAGATCATCCTTTAAATCAAAGTTGACAGTGAGTACTCCCAAGCCACTAGAACTGCTCCACATGGATTTGTGTGGACCAATGCGTATACAAAGCAGAGGTGGGAAAAGATATGTGTTTGTAATAGTTGATGACAATTCAAGATTCACTTGGACATTGTTTCTTGAAACAAAGGATGAAACATTCACTATGTTTGAAATCTTTGCAAAGCTGGTTCAGAAAATattcaacaaagaaataattagCATCAGATCTGATCATGTGCTAGAGTTTGAGAACTCACAATTCCTACAATTGTGCACTACAAATGGGATTGAGCATAACTTTTCAGCACCTagaacaccacaacaaaatggtgtagttgAGACGAAAAATAGAACACTGGAAGATATTGCAAGAACAATGTAAATCTCATGCAAACTTCCAAAATTCTATTGGGCTGAAGCAGTAAACACAGGATGCTATCTAATAAACAGATGTATGATCAGATCAGTGTTAAACAAAACACCATATGAGCTGCTAAAAGTAAGAAAACCAAATTTAGCACATCTTAGGGCCTTTGGGTGTGTATGCTTTATACACAACAATGACAAGGACAATTTGGGAAAATTTGATGCCAAGAGTGATGAAGGAATTTTTCTGGGCTATTCGTCACAAAGCAAAGCCTACAAGGtactaaataaaagaacaaaccaTGTAGAAGAAAGTGTTCATGTTgtctttaatgaaaataacagtGAAGTTGAAGGAAATTCAGAGGATGAACAGAATGAGGGAACCTGCTCCAAGCCATCAAAACCAAAAATACGGAAAGAAGAATCCAAACTCTCTCATAAAACATCTGAAATAGGAGATAAGTCTACTAATGAAACTGGTTCTTCTGCATCTCAAGAGCCAGTAAACATCCAAACTCACAGCTGGAAACATCAAAGCTCTCATCCTTTACAAAACATTCTTACTCCACTTAACTCAGGCATCTCTACAAGATCCAAATCACGTAGCATGTGTGCCTTCTCTGCCTATGTATCCCTGATTGAgccaaaaaatataaaggaagcACTACTAGACTCTGATTGGATTAGTGCTATGAAGAACTtaatcagtttgaaagaagcagaGTATGGAACCTGGTTGCAAAACCTCAAAACAGGACGATAATAGGAACAATGTGGGTGTTTAGAAATAAGCTCGATGAGCAAGGTCAAATAGTACGCAACAAAGCTACGCTAGTTGTACAGGGATATAACCAAGAAGAAGGGATAGACTATGATGAAACCTTTGCACCTGTAGCAAGAATTGAGGCAATCAGAATATTGATTGCATATGCTGCTCGCATGGAATTTAAACtctatcaaatggatgtcaaaactGCCTTCTTAAACGGTTATCTGCAAGAAGAGCTGTATGTGAAACAACCCCCAGGTTTTGAGAATACCAAGTATCCTGATCATGTATACAAACTAGACAAAGCACTCTAtgggctaaaacaagcacctAGAGCATGGTATGATCGATTGTACACCTTTCTTATCACACATGGATACACAAGAGGAAAAAATGATAATACACTGTTTCTTTGAAAACAAGGTGAAGAATTGCTCATAGTCcaagtatatgtagatgatatcatattTGGAGGAACTAATGATTTACTTGGAGTAGAATTTGCTCAACTAATGAATAGTGAATTTTAGATGTGTATGATGGGAGAGCTAAACTTCTTTTTAGGACTCCAAATTAAACAAACTCCAGTTGGAACATAAATTCATCAACAAAAGTACATCAAGGAATTACTAAAGAAGTATGAAATAAATGAAGCTAAGTCAAATGACACACCCATGGGAAAACAACAAAGCTTGATAAAGATGAACCAGGTTCACCAGTAAATGACACTAGATATAGAGGTATGATTGGATCACTCCTATACCTTACTGCCAGTAGACATGATATAGTGTTCAGTGTTGGTCTATGTGCACGATTTCAGTCCTGTCCTAAGGAATCACATctaaaagctgtcaaaagaATCTTGAGATATTTAAAAGGCACAATGAACCTTGTTCTCTGGTATCCAACTGGTGACTCTTTTGATCTAAAAGGATTTGCTGACGCAGATTATGCAGGACATATGGTAGATAGAAAAAGTACATTTGGGATGGCACACTTTTTAGGACCATGTCTAATATCTTGGGCAACTAGAAAACAAAATTCGGTTGATTTATCTACTACTGAGGCTGAGTATGTAGCAGCTGCTTCATGTTGTGCCCAACTTCTTTGGATAAAACAGCAGCTTAAAGATTTTGGCATAAAAACAGGATGTATTCCTATTCTATGTGATAATACAAGTGCTATGAACATGGCTAAAAACCCAGTTCAACAGAAACGCACCAAACAAATAGATGTTAGACATCACTTCCTTCGTGATAATgttgaaaaaggaaacatagtaATGAAGTTCTGCAAAACTGAGGATCAAGTTGCTGATATTTTCACCAAGGCACTAGGAAGAGAATCATTTCAGAAAAATAGACTTGAGTTAGGGCTCATCTTTTTAGATTGATTTTTGTCCAACCAAGTTCTAAGGATATAAGAACCAGGTCCAGTCTAGTTGGTTCTACAACTGCTTTACACTAAGCAAGGAAAATTAgcagtcaaaaataaaaaaaaataaaaaataaaaaaaaggggaaaacaATTTATTCTTCTCTCTCCTATGTCACGTCTCTGAAAAGCAGGTGCAACCGTCAAAGCACACGTCTCTTCGATGTCAATCCCCCATAATTACTAAAACTCCTCGAATATGACATCAAAACCGTTTCCAATAAAGCACTTTCTCCAAACAATCAACCaactctttcttcttctccatttttcaaaaaaatcctCTCCATCACCATGGTTAATCCACTCGTTGCTTACTCAGATGACAAAAATTCATCTGACAGTGCATCTTCTCAGGGGGAAGAGAACCCCGTCATTGATACTATACTTACTCAAGGGGAAGAAAACCAACTCACAACCAAACCATCTACATCCTCACCCAAATCAGATCCGTCTACATCTCCACCACCAATAGTTACAGAAACATCTCCACCATCACCAGTTAAAGAAACATCTCCACCACCAGTTGCAGAGTCACCACCACCACCTGTCATAGAATCACCATCACCACCAGTCAAAGAAACCCCATTACAACCAAACCCAGAAACACCCATAACCAAAATCCCAGAAAACCCCTCTTCTTCCCCAACTCACAAAACCACTCCTCGAAATCCACCACCATCTCCACATTCTCTAAACAATGATGACATCTTTCTGAGCACACTTCACCCTAAAAAACCAAGATGGCCAAGAAAACACATTGCAGTCAAACAGGTTCGTCCACACAGGCCAGTAACTCGGAGTGCAAATGTAGTCAAACCAACTGATTGTGCAACATCCAGTGTGAAGCGTTGTCGTCTGGGTAAGTCTCCTATTCACTCATCTGTTTCTCCAATGATTCTTGATTCTGAAACTGATGATGTCTCTGAGGGTAAACATTCTGAAACCCCTCAGTCAAAGTCAAAATCTGCAAAAAGAAATGTggataattttctcaaaattggaaagaaaaaatattttcaaaccaaAACAGTGCTTAGGGGTAGAACTTTTCATCCTGATATNGTTAGGGGTAGAACTTTTCATCCTGATATTCGATCAATGGACATAGTCAAGCAGGTTTGTGAGTTACTAATGTTTCAGGGGTGGGAGGAGTTATTTCTTGAACCTAATCTGATTTATGAACAAGAAGGGGTagatttttatacaaatttgatAATCTTGGAAGGAGATGTGGTATCTTCTAATGTGAAGGGAGTTGAAATTGTTTTTGATGCAACTAAGCTTGGGGAAATCTTGCATATACCATCTGTAGGTATTAATGAGTATCATTGGTGTTTTAATGAACATTCTAGCCTGCCAGCTAAATTCTCTCAAGGTAGAGTCAATTCTAGGGC comes from Solanum pennellii chromosome 1, SPENNV200 and encodes:
- the LOC107019248 gene encoding uncharacterized protein LOC107019248, translated to MDHLIGENPDLWGVILDGPTIPMKTATDGITKIPKERKEWNAEDKLAIQNNAKANKILICGIGPDEYNRISSCQDAKAIWKTLQTAHEGTTQVKKSKIDNLNRQYELFRMAEGETIQDMHTRFTSIINEMYSLGEIVPNGKAVRKLWSVLPET